Genomic segment of Lepidochelys kempii isolate rLepKem1 chromosome 23, rLepKem1.hap2, whole genome shotgun sequence:
atgcagagtggggcaaaacctggaccctgctccctggcaggagctcaagggctggattaatatgtctgaagggccagatacggcccctgggctgtagtttgcccacccctgaactaaaCCCATTTCTCCAAAGCTAGTGGGTGTCTCCCTCCAGGTTCTGACCCATAGcttggggtggggcggggtggtgCTCACTTTGTAAGATGGGTTATCAAGTCCTACAGGATGGTAACGTGTCGGCTTATTGCAACTGGTTCTGCAGTTCTGGGCAGAGGCTACCGGTGAGATGGCGAAGGCTCCGGGATGTCCCAGGCTGCGCCGGCCTTCATGTTACCTCCCCACGGCTCTGTTCTTCACGGCACTCTGCGGCTCTGGTGCTGTCCTCCGGAGGAAAGGTACTGGCTGGTGCTCGCCTTCCAAACCTGCTCGGctgcctttccctcccctcctgggTGAAACCTTACCATCAAAATGGTTTTGACGGAAAATCGGTTATGCGACTATTGGGTATTCAACAATTTTCTGGCAAAAAAATCATCTGATTCCCCCTGGAaaacttggatttttttaaactgaagaacTGAACACCTGAAAAGCAGAATATTTGCATTTGGCCAGGCTGCTGTGGCCCTTCGTGGGAGTTGTAGTCTGGGTGTCCCTTGCTCCTGTTCGCCTCTATAGGCCAGTTAGACTTCGCTTCCCATGATGCAACATGGCGTCCATTCTTGGAGACTGGAGGTGGTGAAAAATGGGAGAGCCTGGCTCTGGTggatcatgggagttgtagtccaatCATGCAGCCCGGCCTGTAGAGGAGCACGGGTCACAttaactacaactcccatgaggtgcTGCGgtagcatttccaaattgaaatattgtTTTGGGTGCTTGAATTTTTGCTGAGAAATCAAAAATTTCTGGGCGGAAAAACCCTTTTCCCGATGGTCTCTGCAGCCTGCCCCATAGCTCCTGCTCCCAGTGCTGCAACTCtaggaatggggggtggggtgggcactgAACTGGCTGCTGGCTCCTCTCCTGCCCCTCTCGCCAATCCGGTAGCTAAGGTGCCAGTAGCTGGCTGAAGTTAGGTGCAAcggctggtgctggggggagcccTCGGGAGAGAGCTTGATCGAGATGAGGAACGTAAAAGCCCGGCCAGCTCAGCCGTGGGTTTGCGGGCAGCGGGCATTTCCCTGTTGGTGACTCACTACTTCTCCATCCCTTCCCTGGAACCAGGAAGTCCCCCACCATGCTGGTTTTGAGGTCAGCCCTAATCAGGCTGAAATCTGGAGTGAAGCTGGGGCGGGCATCCTTCCCAGAGCAGCCAGATGCCGCAGGGAGCGGCCTGGGGGACTCTGCTCCTCCGGATCCAACCTCTCTCTGCCCTTGGGGAAattttggggtgagaggagaagaTCTAAGGGCAAGAGGAAAAAGAAGGGTCTGGAAGGATGCTGGGGTccggagggaagggagagagaaaccaGCACCCTGCCCTTTGCCATCCCTGCGAGACAAGATCTCCCCATCCTCCAGAGGTCACGGATCGCCAGTGACTCCACCGGGGAGAGATGCCCCATCCCCTTGCTCTAACCCACTGGACCTCACTCCCTGCCTAGAGCTGGGCattgaacccaggagttctggcctCTGGCaacccactgctctaaccactagcccccatcATGCTTCACTGCCTTCTTACCTCACCGAGGAGATCCtggacccccccttcccccattttaACCCTCAATGTGCCTGTTCCTCCCTTCCAGATTGCCAGTTCCCGGACCCCTCTGATCACACTACCTACAGGTGTGTGTCCTTGGCCTGCACGCTGTCTCTGGGCAGCGGCGGGTTTAAGGCTGGCTCCATGGTGCAGCATTTCTGCGAAGACGGCTACGTCCTGGCCGGCCACCCTGGGGTCTCTGTCTGCAAGGGTGGCCAGTGGAGCGTGCTGAAGCCGGTCGTCTGCAACCCCTTGACAGGTCAGTGCGCGCCCAGCCCGGCTGATCCTCTCCTCCTGCTACGATGGGCAAGGGCCTCTGCCAGAGACGTGGTACCTCTTGGGCCCCCGCCGCAGCTTGCAGGGCCTGTTTGCGCCGCCCGGCGGCAGCTGCTGGTGTAGGCAGACATGGGGCCATGCTCGTGCTGGCCCGGGCGCTGGGGTAAATGCGACCTCTCTGCCACTTCCTCCTCTGTATCCTCGTCGTATATTGCAGTCGCCCCAGGAGCTGCCACCCACAGCCCGGGTCCCCGTTGCGCAAGGCGCTGTACTTTTTTGTTGCTGTTAGGTGTATTATGGCAGTGTGTGGGTGCCCCGGTCGTAGACcacgttgtgccaggcgctgttcATTTTAATTGCTATTAGGTGTcttacagtagcatctaggacTCCCTGTCACGGCCCAGgtccccactgtgccaggtgctgtacagacacccAACGAAAAGAACACCCGATAAAGCCTAAAATCCAGGCATTCGCCCCATTCTGCAGCTGGGGAATGGAGTTCCAGGTTTACCAAGGTCCTTCGATGCCCAACTCCCATGAAAAATCTGGGCCTCAGAGCGAGTCGCCCCGGGCTCCTCTGCCCCACAGACGTCGTCTGCACGGCGAGTCTCTGACCCTGTGCTGACGGGTGCTAACCAGAGCTGTGGATGCgctcaggctctggctggagctctggctcccaggcccaccacctccctaggcttCGGATCCCGAGCCGTGGCAGCCACAAGGCTGCATTTAGCACCGGCGTGCCAGGCTGCGTCGGAGcggggctctgagactcgctgccggGGGGGGCTGGGTAAACGGACCCCCCCAGGCACTCGCCAGCGGTCGCTCCCAGGCACCTTGCCTCTGCAACCCACGGTGCGTGGGCGTCTCCCTGAGGTCAGGCTGCATTTCCTCTCCCTTACGTTCctcttccgggggggggggggggtgtgaagcTGCTGGTGgaaacttcctcctgctccgtGATTGGGGGTGGGACACAGCCTGTGTGATGCCTgcccgggggagagggggggatgGTGGATGCACAGAGGagacccccagccctctgcccctgaGCTGTTCCCTCGCTCCCTGCCCTCGCTGGCATCCCCATCTCCATTCCAGGAGGTACGCTGTCACTCACaggaattggggggtggggggagcctttGCTCCCTTATGCCCAGCAGCGGTTGGGACAAGGTGGGTAAAACCCAGCCGCAGTCAGTAACATGAGAACAGCCTGGTTAGTCCCCAGCCTACGGTGCTGTCCCTGCTCCAGACAACTGTAACCTATTGACTAAAGGGGGGCtgcatggcctagtggatagagcgcTGAGACGTGGGAGACCTGGCTGTTCCTTTGGCCAGCtggatgaccttggacaagtcactgcctcgccctgtgcctcagtttccccgcccaccctttgtctatttagactgagCTGTGTGAGacgggccggggaggggggcagcgtcTCACtctgggtctgggcagtgcctggcacaagtGGGGGAGACCCAGCTGGAGTCTGGGCAGCCCCCAGTGCAATGAAGGTCCCCCAGATCTTGGTGTTGCCAGGTGCCGTGGACTTTCCCTTTATAGAGGCCTTTGTGCCCCACCTGGGTTTCAAGTGCTTCTGGCCTCTTGTTGTTGTTTAATGCATCCCCTTGGGGTCCAGGCTCGAGTTTGGCGGGGCTGGGACCTGAGATCTGACCGCCTTGCGCTGCAGGAAACTATGAAATAGCCTCCTGCCGTGTGTGACCCGCTGACCTTctctcccccccggcccccaggatcCCCGGTGCCTCGCTCCGGCTCCATCTTCGGTGTCTCCTCCATCCCCATGGTGGCTGCGGCCTCGGTGACGGTGTCCGCCCTGCTGCTGGTGGCCATGGTGTGCGTCCTGGTGGGGCCGAAACCCTGCAGCAACTGGTGCTGGAGGTGAGCTCTGCCGCCtttctggaggggggggggtctgccCTGGCCGttgatgctggggggggggaggagggcgtgGGGGGAGGAGGCCCAAACCTCTGCTCCCTTCTCCCACTGGTTGATGCTCCCGGGGGGGGTCCAGCCCCCACCCTCTgtctctccccttcctgcccagtcCCTGGGATGCCTGGGTCTGACTCACCCTCTGGCCTCGTCTTGTCTTTGCCCgttcagtcagtgctgaccccgaGGTGGGACTAGggggccccatgctgcaggggaaggggctgcGCGGAGGGGGCTGGGGAAACTGACGCCCACcaagaagggaagtgacttgcacagTGTCAGGACCAGGGTtcccaatcccctgctctaaccactagcccccactctcctcccagagtcggggagagaacccaggagtcgtggctcccagccccctctgctccaaccactagcccccactctcctcccagagtcggggagagaacccaggagtcgtggctcccagccccctctgctccaaccactagcccccactctcctcccagagtcggggagagaacccaggagtcgtggctcccagccccctctgctctaaccactagcccccactctcctcccagagtcGGGGAGAGTGTCCTGGTTCCCAGCTCCCTgcgctaaccactagactccTTGCACTCCACCTCCGCTATTCCCTGTTGCCATGGCGGTCCTACCCCCGTTGTGGTGGGGCtccagcagggaggggctggggccccGGGGCGCAGGTGTGAACTGGACGAGGTCTCCCCGTCCCCATGCAGGTGGTACGAGCCCATGGAGGAGTCCGAGGTGAGCATCGTCGACAGCTGCCCGGTGCCACTCCCGTCCTACGAGGAGGCCGTCTATGGCTCCCAGGGGGGCCCCGTGCCACCCACCTCCACCACGCCGACGCCCCTCGTCCTCTCCAGGGGCCTGGCCCCCCCATCGGAAGCAGCCGAGCCCTGTTGTAGTCCAGAGGCCACCACCCCACCGCCTTCCTACCAGGAGAGCCAAGCAGCAGCTGCGGGCGGCTCCAGTCTGGCGCGGCCCACGGTGCCCCCTGCCCGGTTCCTGTTCCCTGGGGCTGCAAAGGACCCGTGCAGGTAGCCGGGGTGCCGGGGGTCCCCTGGCCGGGCCCCGACACTACAGCAGAGACTCCTCATTTGAAGCAAACGCAGCCTGCTCCATCTTTTAACTtgctgggggggggaagaagagacccccccccccgtgcccatTAACTCAGCACCTTGTGAAACTGATGGGACCGAAGCAGCCCCCCTCGGAGGGGTGTGTGCAGCCTTCTGCCTGGATGGGGGCCCCTGGGGCTGAGGGACCGGCcttctgaacccccccccccccaaactgtcTGTGGGGCAGCCCTGAGGGGCCGACCTTTGCCCACAAGCTGGTAGGCACCGGCTCAGCGTGTTCTTCTGACCTCTGCACTTCCACCCCATGGGACCCCACTTTTCCCTGCCCCCCGGTCCCggtc
This window contains:
- the LOC140902045 gene encoding sushi domain-containing protein 6-like, with translation MAKAPGCPRLRRPSCYLPTALFFTALCGSGAVLRRKDCQFPDPSDHTTYRCVSLACTLSLGSGGFKAGSMVQHFCEDGYVLAGHPGVSVCKGGQWSVLKPVVCNPLTGSPVPRSGSIFGVSSIPMVAAASVTVSALLLVAMVCVLVGPKPCSNWCWRWYEPMEESEVSIVDSCPVPLPSYEEAVYGSQGGPVPPTSTTPTPLVLSRGLAPPSEAAEPCCSPEATTPPPSYQESQAAAAGGSSLARPTVPPARFLFPGAAKDPCR